A part of Pirellulaceae bacterium genomic DNA contains:
- a CDS encoding carbon storage regulator has translation MLVITRKEDQRVMLIDQATGQQTIIEIVNLAGNRAKLGITAPSGVRVLREELLEKAGLSPFSAPRSAPVPAPQPVSA, from the coding sequence ATGCTAGTCATCACCCGCAAAGAAGATCAACGAGTCATGCTCATCGACCAGGCTACAGGTCAGCAGACGATCATCGAGATTGTCAACCTAGCTGGCAATCGGGCCAAGCTGGGTATTACCGCTCCCAGCGGCGTCCGCGTCCTGCGCGAGGAATTGCTGGAAAAGGCTGGTCTGTCGCCATTTTCAGCGCCGCGATCCGCTCCAGTTCCAGCCCCGCAACCCGTGTCTGCCTGA
- a CDS encoding ribonuclease H-like domain-containing protein: MTAIAFDIETGPLPLDRLQFILPAFDSSSLGPPPGDFDPASVKTGNIKDQAKIEAKIADARNAHALAVQRYQQQTASAEPAYWADQQAKAALSAITGQVLAIGYCGEKVLIDCVGDSVREDQLIRRFWAQFIKARDQGRHLVGWNIEGFDLPFLCQRSAILGIRVPDRVFSDAGWLDSTFVDLMRRWCRPARAMVKLDTVARAIGDNGKTFDRDGNKIGGDQFADLFFNDPDLAIEYLKNDLNMVVSVGSRLGLEFTSRG; encoded by the coding sequence ATGACCGCTATTGCCTTTGATATCGAAACCGGCCCGCTGCCGCTGGACCGTTTGCAATTTATTCTGCCAGCTTTTGATTCCAGCAGCCTCGGACCGCCCCCGGGTGATTTCGATCCGGCCAGCGTCAAGACTGGCAACATAAAGGATCAGGCCAAGATCGAGGCTAAAATCGCCGACGCCCGAAACGCTCACGCTCTGGCTGTGCAGCGTTACCAGCAACAGACCGCCTCTGCAGAACCAGCTTACTGGGCAGACCAACAGGCCAAGGCGGCTCTGTCGGCTATCACCGGCCAGGTGTTGGCGATCGGCTACTGCGGTGAAAAGGTGTTGATCGACTGTGTTGGCGATTCGGTTCGCGAGGATCAGTTGATTCGACGATTTTGGGCTCAATTCATTAAAGCGCGCGACCAAGGTCGGCATCTGGTGGGCTGGAATATCGAAGGCTTTGATCTGCCGTTCCTCTGTCAACGTTCTGCCATTCTGGGAATTCGCGTGCCAGATCGCGTTTTCTCCGATGCCGGTTGGCTGGACAGTACGTTTGTGGATCTGATGCGCCGCTGGTGCAGACCAGCCAGGGCTATGGTCAAGCTTGATACCGTAGCTCGCGCTATTGGCGACAACGGGAAAACATTCGACAGGGACGGAAACAAGATCGGCGGCGACCAGTTTGCCGACTTGTTTTTCAATGATCCGGATCTGGCAATTGAGTACCTGAAGAACGATTTAAACATGGTTGTCAGTGTTGGCAGCCGCTTGGGACTGGAGTTTACGAGCCGTGGATAA